From the Rhodanobacter soli genome, one window contains:
- a CDS encoding cysteine desulfurase: protein MTSLQASTPTVFDVQRIRADFPLLARSVHDKPLVYLDNANTSQKPLSVIGAVDAHYREHNANVARAVHQLGEEATAAYEGARDKLAGFINAPSRNEVILTSGTTQSINLVAYSYALPRLKAGDAILTTVMEHHANIVPWQLVAARSGATVKAAPIDERGELIVEKYIEMLTPEVKLACVTHVSNVLGTVNPVREIARECRKRGIPLLVDGSQAVPHRPVDVQALGCDFYALTGHKMLGPTGTGVLWAKREHLEAMPPFFGGGEMIREVRFSGTTFAAPPHKFEAGTPNIAGFVGLSAAIDYYASVGFAAIHAWEQQLLHYATERLREIPGLRIFGEAAEKEPVISFLLEGAQATDMATLLDLQGVAVRSGHHCAHPLMQFYGVPATLRASLAFYNTREEIDAFIVALLKVRKLLM from the coding sequence ATGACTTCACTACAAGCCAGCACGCCCACCGTCTTCGACGTCCAGCGCATCCGCGCGGATTTTCCGCTGCTGGCGCGCAGCGTTCACGACAAGCCGCTGGTCTATCTCGACAACGCCAATACCAGCCAGAAGCCGCTGTCGGTGATCGGGGCGGTGGACGCGCATTACCGGGAGCACAACGCGAACGTGGCGCGCGCGGTGCACCAGCTCGGTGAAGAGGCCACCGCCGCCTACGAAGGCGCGCGCGACAAGCTGGCGGGGTTCATCAATGCGCCGTCGCGCAACGAGGTGATCCTCACTTCCGGCACCACCCAGTCGATCAACCTGGTCGCCTACAGCTATGCGCTGCCGCGACTGAAAGCCGGCGATGCGATCCTCACCACGGTGATGGAACACCACGCCAACATCGTGCCGTGGCAGCTGGTGGCCGCACGCAGCGGCGCCACGGTCAAGGCCGCGCCGATCGACGAGCGCGGTGAGCTGATCGTCGAGAAGTACATCGAGATGCTGACGCCGGAGGTGAAACTGGCCTGCGTCACCCACGTCTCCAACGTGCTGGGCACGGTCAATCCGGTGCGCGAGATCGCGCGCGAGTGCAGGAAACGCGGCATCCCGCTGCTGGTCGACGGCTCGCAGGCGGTGCCGCACCGGCCGGTCGACGTGCAGGCGCTGGGCTGCGATTTCTACGCGCTCACCGGGCACAAGATGCTCGGCCCCACCGGCACCGGTGTGCTGTGGGCGAAGCGCGAACACCTGGAGGCGATGCCGCCGTTCTTCGGCGGCGGCGAGATGATCCGCGAGGTGCGTTTCAGCGGCACCACGTTCGCCGCGCCGCCGCACAAGTTCGAGGCCGGCACGCCGAACATCGCCGGTTTCGTCGGGCTATCGGCGGCGATCGACTACTACGCATCGGTGGGCTTCGCCGCGATCCATGCGTGGGAGCAGCAACTGCTGCACTACGCCACCGAACGCCTGCGCGAGATTCCCGGCCTGCGCATCTTCGGCGAGGCAGCGGAGAAGGAGCCTGTGATCTCCTTCCTGCTGGAAGGCGCGCAGGCCACCGACATGGCCACCCTGCTCGACCTGCAGGGCGTCGCGGTGCGCTCAGGCCATCACTGCGCGCATCCGCTGATGCAGTTCTATGGCGTGCCCGCCACGCTGCGCGCCTCGCTGGCGTTCTACAACACGCGCGAGGAGATCGACGCGTTCATCGTGGCCCTGCTCAAGGTGCGCAAGCTGCTGATGTGA
- the sufD gene encoding Fe-S cluster assembly protein SufD gives MSQPASLPLVASLLDAPLPASGVAWLDAARRENRAAFAAGGLPDTRVEAWKYTALRGLGQRSFAGGDAAAATRVVDAATFALPGVDGPRLVFVNGVFRADLSAPDALPDGLLLQPLSQALRGDAEPLRFALSRPALVGPIREAADAFVRINAASAGDGVVLRVAAHAKINAPVHLVFIGAAAETELAWHARNLIELGEGASLSLVEHYVSSGEQAQLATLVSDIVLRDGAQLHLAVLQNAALGANLIRRSSLRLHARAQALLHVLELGGALVRHDLQAELVGDEAQLHTRGAFMPHGRQHVDTQLAIRHQALNTTSTSNWRGVANDRARGVFRGAIVVAPGADGSDASLNNKNLLLSPTAEIDTKPELEIYADEVKAAHGATVGQLDERALFYLRSRGIPLAEARALLTAAFCRAVLDDLPNKELREHLSALLIAQLPA, from the coding sequence ATGAGCCAGCCGGCATCCCTGCCGTTGGTTGCGTCGCTGCTCGACGCGCCGCTGCCGGCCAGCGGCGTCGCCTGGCTGGACGCGGCGCGGCGCGAGAATCGCGCGGCGTTCGCCGCCGGCGGCCTGCCCGATACGCGGGTCGAGGCGTGGAAGTACACCGCGTTGCGTGGACTCGGCCAGCGCAGCTTCGCCGGTGGCGATGCCGCCGCCGCAACGCGTGTCGTCGATGCGGCGACGTTCGCGTTGCCCGGCGTCGACGGGCCGCGGCTGGTCTTCGTCAACGGCGTGTTCCGCGCCGACCTGTCGGCGCCCGATGCGCTGCCCGACGGGCTTTTGCTGCAGCCGCTGTCGCAGGCGCTGCGCGGCGATGCGGAGCCGCTGCGTTTTGCGCTGTCGCGGCCGGCTCTGGTCGGACCTATCCGCGAGGCCGCCGATGCGTTCGTGCGGATCAACGCCGCCAGCGCCGGTGATGGCGTGGTGCTGCGGGTCGCTGCCCACGCGAAGATCAATGCACCGGTGCACCTCGTCTTCATCGGTGCTGCAGCCGAAACCGAACTGGCCTGGCATGCACGCAACCTGATCGAACTGGGCGAGGGTGCCTCGCTGAGCCTGGTCGAGCACTACGTGAGCAGCGGCGAGCAGGCCCAACTGGCCACCCTGGTCAGCGATATCGTGCTGCGCGATGGCGCGCAGCTTCATCTTGCCGTGCTGCAGAACGCCGCGCTCGGTGCGAACCTGATCCGCCGCAGCAGCCTGCGCCTGCACGCACGCGCACAGGCGCTGCTGCACGTGCTGGAACTGGGCGGCGCGCTGGTGCGGCATGACCTGCAGGCCGAGCTGGTCGGCGACGAGGCGCAGCTGCATACCCGTGGCGCGTTCATGCCGCACGGCCGCCAGCATGTCGATACCCAGCTGGCGATCCGCCACCAGGCGCTGAACACCACCTCCACGTCCAACTGGCGCGGCGTCGCCAACGACCGCGCGCGCGGGGTATTCCGCGGGGCGATCGTGGTGGCCCCCGGCGCCGACGGCAGCGACGCCAGCCTCAACAACAAGAACCTGCTGCTGTCGCCGACCGCCGAGATCGACACCAAGCCGGAACTCGAGATCTACGCCGACGAGGTGAAGGCCGCGCACGGTGCCACCGTGGGCCAGCTCGACGAACGCGCGCTGTTCTACCTGCGTTCGCGCGGCATCCCGTTGGCCGAGGCCCGCGCGCTGCTGACCGCCGCGTTTTGCCGCGCCGTGCTGGATGATCTGCCGAACAAGGAGCTGCGTGAGCATCTGTCGGCGTTGCTGATCGCGCAATTGCCCGCCTGA
- the sufC gene encoding Fe-S cluster assembly ATPase SufC has protein sequence MLKIENLHARVEGKEILKGLSLEVNAGEVHAIMGPNGAGKSTLGNVLSGRDGYEVTAGSVTYNGIDLLALAPEERAAAGVFLAFQYPVEIPGVNNTYFLRAALNAQRKVRGEKELDSMQFLKLVREKLKVMQISDELLHRAVNEGFSGGEKKRNEIFQMAVLEPQLAILDETDSGLDIDALKQVAQGVNTLRSPQRAFLMITHYQRLLDYVVPDFVHVLADGRIVESGDKSLALKLEEHGYAGIGMSHPADPRRPGAVA, from the coding sequence ATGCTGAAAATCGAAAACCTGCACGCCCGCGTCGAGGGCAAGGAAATCCTCAAGGGGCTCAGCCTCGAGGTGAACGCGGGCGAAGTGCACGCGATCATGGGGCCGAATGGCGCCGGCAAGTCGACGCTGGGCAACGTGCTCTCCGGTCGCGACGGTTACGAGGTAACCGCCGGCAGCGTGACCTACAACGGCATCGACCTGCTCGCGCTGGCGCCGGAGGAACGTGCCGCGGCCGGCGTGTTCCTGGCGTTCCAGTATCCGGTGGAGATTCCCGGCGTCAACAATACCTATTTCCTGCGTGCGGCCTTGAACGCGCAGCGCAAGGTTCGCGGCGAGAAAGAGCTGGACTCCATGCAGTTCCTCAAGCTGGTGCGCGAGAAACTGAAGGTGATGCAGATCTCCGACGAGCTGCTGCATCGTGCCGTCAACGAGGGTTTTTCCGGCGGCGAGAAGAAGCGCAACGAGATCTTCCAGATGGCCGTGTTGGAACCGCAGCTGGCGATCCTCGACGAGACCGATTCGGGTCTGGACATCGATGCGCTGAAGCAGGTGGCGCAGGGCGTCAACACGCTGCGCTCACCGCAGCGCGCGTTCCTGATGATCACCCACTACCAGCGCCTGCTCGATTACGTGGTGCCGGATTTCGTGCACGTGCTGGCCGATGGCCGCATCGTCGAGAGCGGCGACAAGTCGCTGGCGCTGAAGCTGGAAGAACACGGTTATGCCGGTATCGGCATGAGCCATCCGGCGGATCCGCGGCGGCCAGGAGCGGTGGCATGA
- the sufB gene encoding Fe-S cluster assembly protein SufB, protein MNNESSTAATLRDNAGVAEVLGRSYAAGFITEIEMTGLPPGLDEGTVRAISAIKHEPEWMTEWRLEAFRHWLTMPKPDWAKLNIDPIDYQAISYYAAPKVAPKSLDEVDPVLLETYEKLGIPLHERAALAGVAVDAVFDSVSVGTTFRKQLAEAGVLFCSMSEAIREYPDIVRKYLGSVVPTGDNFFAALNSAVFSDGSFVFIPKGVRCPMELSTYFRINAQNTGQFERTLIVAEEGAHVSYLEGCTAPKRDENQLHAAVVELVALEKAQIKYSTVQNWYPGDENGVGGIYNFVTKRGDCRGDDSKISWTQVETGSAITWKYPSVVLRGDRSVGEFYSVALTHHYQQADTGTKMIHLGKYTKSKIVSKGISAGRSSNSYRGLVKMEKGAEGARNYTQCDSLLIGKKCGAHTFPYMEVKNPTAIVEHEATTSKISDDQMFYCRARGIPEEDAVSMIVDGFCKQVFRELPMEFAVEAKKLLEVSLEGAVG, encoded by the coding sequence ATGAACAACGAAAGCAGCACCGCCGCCACGCTTCGTGACAACGCCGGCGTGGCCGAGGTTCTTGGCCGCAGCTACGCCGCCGGCTTCATCACCGAGATCGAGATGACCGGCCTGCCGCCGGGTCTGGACGAGGGCACCGTCCGCGCGATTTCGGCGATCAAGCACGAACCGGAGTGGATGACGGAATGGCGGCTGGAGGCATTTCGCCACTGGCTGACGATGCCGAAGCCGGATTGGGCCAAGCTCAACATCGACCCGATCGACTACCAGGCGATCAGCTACTACGCCGCGCCCAAGGTCGCGCCGAAGTCGCTGGACGAGGTGGATCCGGTACTGCTGGAAACCTACGAAAAACTGGGCATTCCGCTGCACGAGCGCGCCGCGCTGGCCGGCGTGGCGGTGGATGCGGTGTTCGACTCGGTTTCGGTCGGCACCACGTTCCGCAAGCAGCTGGCCGAGGCCGGCGTGCTGTTCTGCTCGATGAGCGAGGCGATCCGCGAATACCCGGACATCGTGCGCAAATACCTGGGCAGTGTGGTGCCGACCGGCGACAACTTCTTTGCTGCGTTGAACTCGGCGGTGTTCTCCGATGGCAGCTTCGTGTTCATTCCCAAGGGCGTGCGCTGCCCGATGGAGCTGAGCACCTATTTCCGCATCAACGCGCAGAACACCGGCCAGTTCGAGCGCACCCTGATCGTGGCCGAGGAAGGCGCGCACGTCTCCTACCTCGAAGGTTGCACCGCACCGAAGCGCGACGAGAACCAGCTGCACGCGGCGGTGGTCGAGCTGGTCGCGCTGGAGAAGGCGCAGATCAAGTATTCCACGGTGCAGAACTGGTACCCCGGCGACGAGAACGGCGTCGGCGGCATCTACAACTTCGTCACCAAGCGCGGCGATTGCCGCGGCGATGATTCCAAGATCAGCTGGACCCAAGTGGAAACCGGCTCGGCGATCACCTGGAAATACCCTAGCGTGGTGCTGCGCGGCGACCGCTCGGTGGGCGAGTTCTACTCGGTGGCGCTGACCCATCATTACCAGCAGGCTGATACCGGCACCAAGATGATCCACCTCGGCAAGTACACCAAGTCGAAGATCGTCTCCAAGGGCATCAGCGCCGGGCGCAGTTCCAACAGCTACCGCGGCCTGGTGAAGATGGAGAAGGGCGCCGAGGGCGCGCGCAACTACACCCAGTGCGACAGCCTGCTGATCGGCAAGAAGTGCGGCGCACACACCTTCCCGTACATGGAAGTGAAGAACCCCACCGCGATCGTCGAGCACGAGGCCACCACCTCGAAGATCTCCGACGACCAGATGTTCTACTGCCGCGCGCGCGGCATCCCGGAAGAGGACGCGGTGTCGATGATCGTCGACGGCTTCTGCAAGCAGGTCTTCCGCGAACTGCCGATGGAGTTCGCGGTGGAAGCGAAGAAGCTGCTTGAGGTATCGCTGGAAGGCGCCGTCGGCTGA
- a CDS encoding SUF system Fe-S cluster assembly regulator: MLRVSRLTDYATVVMTCIAAHPTEVLSTVQIADEARLELPTVSKLLKALSHAALVESFRGVNGGYRLARPASEISLAEIVEALEGPIGMTECSVAEGQCDRESQCGVRGSWQRVNNVLDNALRAVSLADMLKPQPPRPSRRIAAVAVSDIAMPAKARRVTTE, translated from the coding sequence ATGCTCCGCGTCAGCCGACTGACCGATTACGCCACCGTGGTGATGACCTGCATCGCCGCGCACCCGACCGAGGTGCTCAGCACGGTGCAGATCGCCGACGAGGCGCGGCTGGAACTGCCCACGGTGAGCAAGCTGCTGAAAGCGCTCAGCCATGCCGCGCTGGTCGAGTCGTTCCGCGGCGTCAACGGCGGCTACCGGCTGGCCCGGCCGGCCAGCGAGATCTCGCTGGCCGAGATCGTCGAGGCGCTGGAAGGCCCGATCGGCATGACCGAGTGCAGCGTGGCCGAAGGCCAGTGCGATCGCGAGTCGCAGTGCGGCGTGCGCGGCAGCTGGCAACGGGTCAACAACGTGCTGGACAACGCACTGCGCGCGGTCAGCCTGGCCGACATGCTCAAGCCGCAGCCGCCGCGACCGTCGCGCAGGATCGCCGCGGTGGCCGTGAGCGACATCGCGATGCCGGCGAAAGCCCGCCGGGTGACTACCGAATGA
- a CDS encoding aminoglycoside phosphotransferase family protein: MTPIPDRAAARLAWTRHVLDDAGLTLEPASSDASFRSYWRTTHGGQSWIVMDSPPEREDPRPWLAIGARLAAAGLHVPAVQAQDLQQGFLLIEDLGSRLYLAELNDANADKLYGDAMDALLAMQVRVASDDLPPFDHAMLVSGLEVMPEWFLERHLGHTPGCGEWDVLEAAFDVIVRNALAQPRRFVHRDFHSRNLLVTDARNPGVIAPGLSSPGILDFQGALHGPVTYDLASLLRDAYIAWPRERVEGWVESYRLRLRRAGVIGDEVDAPRFLRWFDLTGLHRHVRVLGQFYRLWYRDGKPGYLKDVPQVYRYVIEVAASYPELADFAALLERHAADRDLTQVAA, translated from the coding sequence ATGACCCCGATTCCCGACCGCGCCGCCGCCCGCCTCGCCTGGACCCGCCACGTGCTGGACGACGCCGGCCTGACCCTGGAACCCGCCTCGTCCGACGCCAGCTTCCGCAGCTACTGGCGCACCACGCACGGCGGACAAAGCTGGATCGTGATGGATTCGCCGCCGGAGCGCGAAGACCCGCGGCCGTGGCTGGCGATCGGCGCACGCCTGGCCGCCGCCGGACTGCACGTGCCGGCCGTGCAGGCGCAGGATCTGCAGCAGGGCTTCCTGCTGATCGAGGATCTCGGTTCGCGGCTGTATCTCGCCGAGTTGAACGATGCGAACGCGGACAAACTCTACGGCGACGCGATGGACGCGCTGCTCGCGATGCAGGTGCGCGTGGCCAGCGACGACCTGCCGCCGTTCGACCACGCCATGCTGGTGAGCGGACTGGAAGTGATGCCCGAATGGTTCCTCGAGCGCCATCTCGGCCACACGCCGGGTTGTGGGGAATGGGACGTGCTGGAAGCCGCCTTCGACGTGATCGTGCGCAACGCGCTGGCGCAACCACGCCGCTTCGTGCACCGCGATTTCCACAGTCGCAACCTGCTGGTGACGGATGCGCGCAATCCCGGGGTGATCGCTCCCGGACTCTCGAGTCCGGGAATTCTGGATTTCCAGGGCGCGCTGCACGGCCCGGTCACCTACGACCTCGCCTCGCTGCTGCGCGACGCCTACATCGCGTGGCCGCGCGAGCGCGTCGAAGGCTGGGTGGAGTCCTACCGGCTGCGCCTGCGGCGAGCCGGCGTGATCGGCGACGAGGTCGACGCACCGCGATTCCTGCGCTGGTTCGACCTCACCGGCCTGCACCGCCACGTGCGCGTGCTCGGCCAGTTCTACCGGCTGTGGTACCGCGACGGCAAGCCGGGCTACCTCAAGGACGTGCCGCAGGTGTATCGCTATGTGATCGAGGTGGCGGCCAGCTACCCCGAACTGGCCGACTTCGCCGCGTTGCTGGAACGGCATGCGGCCGACCGCGACCTCACGCAGGTGGCCGCATGA
- the murU gene encoding N-acetylmuramate alpha-1-phosphate uridylyltransferase MurU has product MRHALIFAAGLGERMRPLTDRTPKPLLPVGGKPLIVWHLEKLAAAGVHYVVINTSHLAEQFPDTLGDGSRWGLRIRYAYEGPTPLETGGGMLNALPLLGSAPFIAVNGDIWCDVDFAALHSEPAGLAHLLLVDNPPQHPHGDFALDTHDTVHDDGDARLTFSGIGVYRQELLQGWREVIGNVAGTDMQPPRFRLVPLLRAAMANDAISGSHYRGAWTDVGTPQRLAQLEAELRE; this is encoded by the coding sequence ATGAGGCACGCGCTGATCTTCGCCGCCGGCCTCGGCGAGCGCATGCGCCCGCTGACCGACCGCACGCCCAAGCCGCTGCTGCCGGTAGGCGGCAAGCCGCTGATCGTGTGGCACCTGGAAAAACTCGCCGCGGCCGGCGTCCATTACGTGGTGATCAACACCTCGCACCTGGCGGAACAGTTTCCCGACACGCTCGGCGACGGCTCACGCTGGGGCCTGCGCATCCGCTATGCCTACGAAGGCCCGACGCCGCTGGAAACCGGCGGCGGCATGCTGAACGCGCTGCCGCTGCTGGGCAGCGCGCCGTTCATCGCGGTCAACGGCGACATCTGGTGCGACGTCGATTTTGCCGCCTTACACAGCGAACCCGCCGGTCTTGCCCACCTGCTGCTGGTGGACAATCCGCCGCAGCACCCGCATGGCGATTTTGCGCTGGATACGCACGACACCGTGCACGACGATGGCGATGCGCGGCTGACCTTCAGCGGAATCGGCGTGTATCGGCAGGAGTTGCTGCAGGGTTGGCGCGAGGTGATCGGCAACGTCGCCGGCACGGACATGCAGCCACCCCGCTTCCGGCTCGTGCCGCTGTTGCGCGCGGCGATGGCGAATGACGCGATCAGCGGCAGCCACTACCGCGGTGCCTGGACCGACGTGGGTACGCCGCAACGGCTGGCACAGCTGGAAGCGGAACTGCGCGAATAG
- the secF gene encoding protein translocase subunit SecF: MEIFNHDSNIHFLGMRKYSIAIAIFLMVASIALIAVKGLNYGMQFNGGVSMVVDYQQSVDIADVRAALDKGGLDHAMVQSLGGTREVSIRLQPKDDPAATDASGKFNLDRISADVIKVLQAARPDAKLKSRDFVTAEVGAELRSDGTVAAVFVILGIMAYLWIRFERRFAIAAVFTEVHDTLVTLGVLALVQREFDMTVLASVLAVIGYSINDKVVVFDRIRELFRLARKAEPEEILNRSINNTLSRTIITSLFTGITMGALYFFGGTAVHGFAITMLIGIVVGTLSSIFVASPILLWLGVSKKDLMPVTKENPELARRP; this comes from the coding sequence ATGGAAATTTTCAATCACGACAGCAACATCCACTTCCTGGGGATGCGCAAGTACAGCATTGCCATCGCCATCTTCCTGATGGTTGCTTCGATCGCGCTGATTGCGGTCAAGGGACTCAACTACGGGATGCAGTTCAACGGCGGTGTCTCGATGGTGGTCGACTACCAGCAGTCGGTGGACATCGCCGACGTGCGTGCTGCGTTGGACAAGGGCGGTCTCGACCATGCCATGGTGCAGAGCCTCGGCGGTACCCGTGAGGTGTCGATCCGCCTGCAGCCGAAGGACGACCCGGCGGCCACGGACGCCAGCGGCAAGTTCAATCTCGACCGCATTTCCGCCGACGTGATCAAGGTGCTGCAGGCGGCCCGCCCGGACGCCAAGTTGAAGAGCCGCGACTTTGTCACCGCGGAAGTGGGTGCGGAATTGCGCAGCGACGGCACCGTGGCCGCGGTCTTCGTGATCCTCGGCATCATGGCCTACCTGTGGATCCGCTTCGAGCGCCGCTTCGCGATCGCCGCGGTTTTCACCGAGGTGCATGACACGCTGGTGACGCTGGGCGTGCTGGCGCTGGTGCAGCGCGAGTTCGACATGACCGTGCTGGCTTCGGTGCTGGCGGTGATCGGCTACTCGATCAACGACAAGGTGGTGGTGTTCGACCGCATCCGCGAGCTGTTCCGGCTGGCGCGCAAGGCCGAGCCGGAGGAGATCCTCAACCGCTCGATCAACAACACCTTGTCGCGAACCATCATCACCTCGCTGTTCACCGGCATCACCATGGGCGCGCTGTACTTCTTCGGCGGTACCGCGGTGCACGGCTTCGCCATCACCATGCTGATCGGCATCGTGGTCGGTACGCTGTCCTCGATCTTCGTGGCCAGCCCGATCCTGCTGTGGCTGGGCGTGTCGAAGAAGGACCTGATGCCGGTCACCAAGGAAAACCCGGAACTGGCGCGGCGTCCGTAA